From Pontibacter actiniarum, a single genomic window includes:
- a CDS encoding DNA-3-methyladenine glycosylase family protein yields MNESAAPLTPEVLAVLSKDPILFDIIQRGQPLKSSLSEDLYFKLVGSIVSQQLSTKVAAVIFRRFTELFPEAYPHPQLVLEASDETLRSAGLSFQKMGYIRNVAAFAAEGNMAHAVIDAMEDEALIKHLTQIKGVGRWTVEMLLMFALERPDVFPVDDLGIQNAMKRHYQFDLKGKELKLKMQEIAESWRPYRTIASKYLWQSLDNAPG; encoded by the coding sequence ATGAATGAATCTGCTGCCCCTCTTACACCGGAAGTTCTGGCGGTGCTCTCCAAAGATCCGATCTTATTTGATATTATTCAGCGTGGGCAACCGTTAAAGTCTTCTCTTTCCGAGGATTTATACTTTAAACTAGTGGGCTCTATTGTATCGCAACAGTTAAGCACCAAGGTGGCCGCAGTCATTTTCAGGCGCTTTACAGAGCTGTTTCCAGAGGCCTATCCCCACCCCCAGCTGGTATTAGAAGCATCAGACGAAACTCTGCGTAGCGCAGGTTTATCGTTTCAGAAAATGGGTTATATTCGTAATGTGGCTGCTTTTGCGGCGGAAGGCAACATGGCGCATGCCGTGATAGACGCTATGGAAGACGAGGCGCTTATCAAGCACCTGACGCAAATTAAAGGTGTAGGCCGCTGGACCGTGGAAATGCTACTGATGTTTGCCTTAGAGCGCCCGGATGTTTTTCCGGTGGATGATTTAGGGATACAAAATGCCATGAAACGCCACTACCAGTTCGACCTGAAAGGAAAAGAGCTAAAACTGAAGATGCAGGAAATTGCTGAAAGCTGGCGGCCCTACCGTACCATCGCTTCTAAATACCTGTGGCAGTCGCTGGATAATGCGCCGGGGTAA
- a CDS encoding NUDIX hydrolase: MNVFINDIPLILKKATDKVYKHEYDLVLKATDEFTSKDLVGDVLIKEADPQLIDRLVRLMEVKKLKKLRSLTLVGDKKKKLVEHLKDQFKIIRAAGGLVLKDGKILMIYRLGVWDLPKGKLEKKESVEEGALREVEEECNIQVEVLEKLPKTWHSYAFKGKKILKKTNWYLMNCTDDSLMKPQAEEFIEEVRWMTPEEVQEVLPNAYTSIAFIIRQYLQSLKTGKV; encoded by the coding sequence ATGAACGTTTTCATTAACGATATTCCGCTTATCCTTAAAAAAGCCACAGACAAAGTCTATAAGCATGAGTATGACCTTGTTCTGAAAGCCACCGACGAGTTTACATCCAAAGACCTGGTGGGCGACGTGCTGATAAAGGAGGCGGACCCGCAGCTGATTGACCGCCTGGTAAGGTTGATGGAAGTGAAGAAGCTCAAGAAGCTGCGTTCACTCACGCTGGTTGGCGATAAAAAGAAAAAGCTGGTTGAGCACCTCAAGGACCAATTCAAAATCATACGGGCTGCCGGTGGCCTGGTGCTTAAGGACGGAAAGATCCTGATGATTTACCGCCTCGGTGTGTGGGACCTGCCCAAAGGAAAGCTGGAGAAAAAGGAAAGTGTAGAGGAAGGGGCACTGCGTGAGGTAGAGGAGGAGTGCAACATACAGGTGGAGGTGCTGGAAAAGCTACCGAAAACATGGCACTCGTACGCCTTCAAGGGCAAGAAGATCCTGAAGAAGACAAACTGGTACCTCATGAACTGCACCGACGACAGCCTCATGAAGCCGCAAGCCGAAGAGTTTATTGAGGAGGTTCGCTGGATGACGCCGGAAGAGGTGCAGGAAGTGCTGCCGAACGCCTACACTTCCATCGCCTTCATTATCCGACAATATCTGCAATCTCTGAAAACTGGAAAGGTATAA
- a CDS encoding metallophosphoesterase family protein — MLKIGLLSDTHSYMDDQILRLLSDRDEIWHAGDFGNMDVSDRLQEIAPLRGVYGNIDGADIRQLHPKVQRFEANGLDVLMTHIGGYPGKYHPDVRQSIQQNPPQLYITGHSHILKIMTDKSHNNLLHINPGAAGRHGFHKVRTMVLFTIAEGQVQNLQVVELGKRA, encoded by the coding sequence ATGCTTAAAATCGGCCTGCTTTCCGACACACACTCCTATATGGATGATCAGATCCTGCGCCTGCTCTCTGACCGGGACGAGATCTGGCATGCCGGTGACTTCGGAAACATGGATGTGTCGGATCGTTTACAGGAGATCGCTCCGCTGCGTGGCGTGTACGGCAACATAGATGGGGCAGACATCCGGCAGCTACACCCCAAAGTGCAACGCTTCGAGGCCAACGGGCTGGATGTGCTGATGACGCACATTGGCGGCTACCCCGGTAAGTACCACCCGGATGTGCGCCAAAGTATACAGCAGAACCCGCCGCAGCTCTACATTACCGGGCATTCGCATATCCTCAAAATAATGACGGACAAGAGCCACAACAACCTGTTGCACATAAACCCGGGCGCGGCCGGCAGGCACGGCTTTCATAAAGTGCGCACGATGGTGCTTTTTACCATTGCCGAGGGGCAGGTGCAAAACCTGCAGGTGGTGGAGCTAGGGAAGCGGGCATAA
- a CDS encoding DUF3822 family protein, producing the protein MNTINTHFRLSHHIQDEAFALSQAAQCNLYLSLSQKAIRIAVADTGRNKFVVLEDYELITVFSPMQVAEQLRLIAQENPLLQEQHWNLVRVAVSNQHFTLVPETLYDPAHQHDYLRLHSDLNPLQDVVLSYRHSSLEAVNIFSLDASTYQTLQGLFPQAPMQLVHLTSALIRSILHQTPRTNLRSMYAFVERNYVTLLVVGPAGLEFCNIFHYLSPEDFIYYIIFVMQEQKMNPEQETITLWGDITHDSSLFNVLQKYIRHIKLGKKPADVDYSYKFHDIFEHRYFELYSLHLCE; encoded by the coding sequence TTGAACACCATCAACACACATTTCAGGCTCTCCCACCACATACAGGATGAGGCTTTTGCCTTGTCGCAGGCGGCTCAGTGCAATTTGTACCTCTCGCTCAGCCAGAAGGCCATACGCATTGCCGTGGCAGACACAGGGCGCAACAAGTTTGTGGTGCTGGAGGATTATGAGCTGATCACGGTGTTCTCGCCGATGCAGGTGGCCGAGCAACTGCGCCTGATTGCACAGGAGAACCCGCTGCTGCAGGAGCAGCACTGGAACCTGGTGCGGGTGGCTGTGAGCAACCAGCACTTCACGCTTGTGCCCGAAACGCTGTATGACCCTGCCCACCAGCACGATTACCTGCGCCTGCACTCAGACCTGAACCCGCTACAGGATGTGGTGCTCTCCTACCGCCACAGCAGCCTGGAGGCCGTCAACATCTTTTCGCTTGACGCAAGCACGTACCAGACGCTGCAGGGCCTGTTTCCGCAGGCGCCAATGCAGCTCGTGCACCTGACCAGCGCCTTGATCCGGAGCATCCTGCACCAGACCCCGCGTACAAATCTGCGCAGCATGTACGCCTTTGTGGAGCGGAACTACGTAACCCTGTTGGTGGTGGGCCCGGCCGGGCTGGAATTCTGCAATATTTTCCACTACCTGAGCCCGGAGGACTTTATCTACTACATCATTTTTGTGATGCAGGAGCAAAAGATGAACCCGGAGCAGGAAACAATCACGCTTTGGGGGGATATCACACACGATTCCTCGCTGTTCAACGTATTGCAGAAGTATATCCGGCACATAAAGCTAGGCAAAAAACCGGCCGACGTGGACTACAGCTATAAGTTTCACGACATCTTTGAGCACCGGTACTTTGAGCTCTACAGCCTCCATTTGTGCGAGTAG
- a CDS encoding threonine aldolase family protein — protein MIHKIDLRSDTVTNPTPEMLQAMFAAPVGDDVYGEDPTVNALEEKAAAMFGMEAGLFCPSGTMTNQIAIKVHTAPLTEVICDVTSHIHQYEGGGIAFNSAASTALVHGERGKMTPQQVEAHIRPLDNVHFPETRLVSLENTCNKGGGAFYTLDEIAAISAICKRHSLALHLDGARVFNALAASGDSAKDYGLYFDSISVCLSKGLGAPVGSVLLGSKAFIKRARRVRKVLGGGMRQAGYLAAACIYALDHHVERLQEDHKKAKELEATLLHANYVESVLPVDTNIVIFKLNDRFSDAEFVQALAKQNILASSFGQQMIRFVTHLDITDQMQQHLLQTLEALNEQTVTA, from the coding sequence ATGATACATAAGATAGACCTTCGCTCCGACACCGTCACCAACCCCACCCCTGAAATGCTGCAGGCCATGTTTGCCGCACCAGTGGGCGACGACGTGTATGGCGAAGACCCGACTGTCAACGCGCTGGAGGAGAAAGCGGCCGCCATGTTCGGCATGGAAGCCGGCCTCTTCTGCCCTTCCGGCACCATGACAAACCAGATTGCCATTAAGGTGCACACTGCGCCACTAACAGAGGTAATCTGCGACGTGACCTCCCATATCCACCAGTATGAAGGTGGTGGCATTGCCTTCAACTCTGCAGCCTCTACGGCCCTGGTGCATGGCGAGCGCGGTAAAATGACGCCCCAGCAGGTGGAGGCACACATTCGCCCGCTGGATAATGTCCACTTCCCGGAAACACGGCTGGTATCTTTGGAGAACACCTGCAACAAAGGCGGCGGAGCTTTTTATACTTTAGATGAAATTGCCGCTATCTCAGCTATATGCAAGCGCCACAGCCTTGCCTTGCACCTGGACGGTGCGCGTGTTTTCAATGCCCTGGCAGCTTCAGGAGATAGCGCAAAAGACTATGGTTTATACTTCGATAGCATTTCCGTTTGCCTATCAAAAGGATTAGGAGCACCGGTAGGTTCCGTGCTGTTAGGCAGCAAAGCGTTTATCAAAAGGGCACGCAGAGTGAGAAAAGTGTTAGGAGGCGGCATGCGGCAAGCGGGTTATTTGGCGGCAGCGTGTATTTATGCGCTTGACCATCATGTAGAGCGCCTCCAGGAGGACCACAAAAAAGCCAAGGAACTGGAAGCAACACTGCTACACGCAAACTATGTAGAAAGCGTGCTGCCCGTGGATACGAACATCGTCATTTTTAAACTGAATGACCGTTTTTCAGATGCGGAGTTTGTGCAGGCACTGGCAAAGCAGAACATACTTGCCTCAAGCTTCGGGCAGCAAATGATACGCTTTGTTACGCACCTCGACATCACAGACCAGATGCAGCAGCACCTACTGCAGACACTTGAGGCTCTGAACGAGCAGACTGTTACAGCTTAG
- the pyrE gene encoding orotate phosphoribosyltransferase, with product MDSTTTAHQVASFLLETEAVKLSPEQPFKWSSGWNSPIYCDNRVTLSFPYIRSFIKQQLAELVKQQYPEVEAIAGVATAGIAQGALVADLLEMPFLYVRPEPKKHGMGNQIEGRLLEGQKVVLVEDLISTGGSSLKAAEAVKAAGAEVVGMVAIFTYGFAVADENFEKAGIPLHVLSNYNALLEAAAEQGYIQESAMATLAEWRQSPGTWGV from the coding sequence ATGGATTCTACGACTACAGCACATCAGGTAGCCTCTTTTCTGTTAGAGACAGAGGCCGTTAAACTTAGCCCGGAGCAGCCGTTTAAGTGGAGCAGCGGCTGGAACTCCCCTATCTACTGCGATAACCGCGTAACCCTCTCCTTCCCCTACATACGTAGCTTTATTAAGCAACAGTTGGCAGAGCTGGTAAAACAGCAGTACCCGGAGGTTGAGGCCATTGCCGGTGTAGCCACGGCAGGCATTGCCCAGGGCGCCTTGGTGGCAGACCTGTTGGAGATGCCCTTTCTGTATGTTCGGCCCGAGCCCAAGAAGCACGGCATGGGGAACCAGATTGAGGGCCGCCTGCTAGAAGGGCAGAAAGTGGTGCTGGTAGAGGATCTGATCTCCACGGGTGGCAGCTCGCTGAAAGCCGCCGAGGCGGTGAAGGCTGCCGGTGCCGAAGTGGTGGGCATGGTAGCTATCTTTACCTACGGGTTTGCCGTGGCGGACGAAAACTTTGAGAAGGCCGGTATCCCGCTGCATGTGCTTAGTAATTACAATGCCCTGCTAGAGGCCGCTGCCGAGCAAGGCTACATTCAGGAGTCAGCGATGGCGACACTTGCCGAGTGGCGTCAGTCTCCGGGCACCTGGGGAGTATAA
- the coaD gene encoding pantetheine-phosphate adenylyltransferase produces the protein MKRIALFPGSFDPFTNGHYDVVMRGANLFDEVIIGIGNNSSKQRYIPVDKMLEIMTRIFEQHPNIKVQTFKGLTAEFAREVGAQFLLRGLRNTTDFEYENTIAQANRHVNHDLESVFLITAPHLAAISSSIIREIHRFGGNVDEFIPFQFSEIADIVG, from the coding sequence ATGAAAAGAATTGCGCTCTTCCCCGGCTCTTTTGATCCCTTCACAAACGGTCACTACGATGTGGTGATGCGGGGGGCAAACCTTTTTGACGAGGTGATCATTGGTATCGGGAATAACAGCAGCAAGCAGCGCTACATCCCCGTGGATAAGATGCTGGAGATCATGACGCGCATTTTTGAGCAGCACCCCAACATAAAGGTGCAGACGTTTAAAGGGCTGACAGCAGAGTTCGCGCGGGAAGTGGGGGCGCAGTTTCTGCTCCGTGGCCTGCGCAACACCACGGACTTTGAGTACGAAAACACTATCGCCCAGGCCAACCGGCATGTGAACCACGACCTGGAGAGCGTGTTCCTTATCACAGCACCGCACCTTGCCGCCATCAGTTCCTCTATTATTCGCGAGATTCACCGGTTTGGCGGCAACGTGGATGAGTTTATACCTTTCCAGTTTTCAGAGATTGCAGATATTGTCGGATAA